One window of Microbacterium sediminis genomic DNA carries:
- a CDS encoding 3-oxoacid CoA-transferase subunit A — MIDKTVASVEDAVAGIQNGATVMIGGFGRAGQPVELIDALIAQGASELTIVNNNAGNGDTGLAALLAKKRVRKIICSFPRQSDSWVFDGLYRAGEIELELVPQGNLAERIRAAGAGIGAFYTPTGVGTQLAEGKESRVIDGREYVLEYPIKADFALVSGLKADRWGNVVYRETARNFGPIMATAATTSVVQVDEIVELGSIDPETVVTPGIFVDRVVAIGSRPWLKDGAFVGGVDIEGRPLQTAQEEAK; from the coding sequence ATGATCGACAAGACCGTCGCGAGCGTCGAGGACGCCGTGGCCGGGATCCAGAACGGGGCGACCGTCATGATCGGCGGATTCGGCCGCGCGGGCCAGCCCGTCGAGCTGATCGATGCGCTCATCGCCCAGGGTGCGAGCGAGCTGACGATCGTGAACAACAACGCCGGCAACGGCGACACGGGCCTGGCGGCGCTGCTGGCCAAGAAGCGCGTGCGCAAGATCATCTGCTCGTTCCCGCGGCAGAGCGACTCGTGGGTGTTCGACGGGCTCTACCGCGCGGGCGAGATCGAGCTCGAGCTCGTGCCGCAGGGCAACCTCGCCGAGCGCATCCGCGCCGCCGGCGCCGGCATCGGCGCGTTCTACACCCCCACCGGCGTGGGCACGCAGCTGGCCGAGGGCAAGGAGTCGCGCGTCATCGACGGCCGCGAGTACGTGCTCGAATACCCGATCAAGGCCGATTTCGCCCTCGTCTCGGGCCTGAAGGCCGATCGCTGGGGCAACGTCGTCTACCGCGAGACCGCCCGCAACTTCGGGCCGATCATGGCCACCGCCGCCACGACGAGCGTGGTGCAGGTGGACGAGATCGTCGAGCTGGGCTCGATCGATCCGGAGACGGTCGTCACGCCCGGCATCTTCGTCGACCGCGTCGTGGCGATCGGCTCGCGCCCCTGGCTGAAGGACGGCGCGTTCGTGGGAGGCGTCGACATCGAGGGCCGCCCGCTGCAGACTGCCCAGGAGGAGGCGAAGTGA
- the pcaC gene encoding 4-carboxymuconolactone decarboxylase codes for MAEIGDRPAGEGIPDGERWANGMRVRREVLSDEHVDRSIANTNDLTADFQDFITRVAWGDVWQRPGIDRRMRSVAVISSLIAHGHHEELAMHLRAALRNGLTVDEVKEVILQSAIYSGVPAANTAYRIATEVYGPF; via the coding sequence ATGGCCGAGATCGGCGACCGCCCCGCGGGCGAGGGCATCCCCGACGGGGAGCGGTGGGCGAACGGCATGCGCGTGCGCCGCGAGGTGCTCTCGGACGAGCACGTCGATCGATCGATCGCCAACACCAACGACCTGACCGCCGACTTCCAGGACTTCATCACGCGCGTGGCCTGGGGCGACGTGTGGCAGCGCCCGGGCATCGACCGCCGTATGCGCTCGGTCGCCGTGATCTCGTCGCTCATCGCGCACGGCCATCACGAGGAGCTCGCGATGCACCTCCGCGCCGCCCTGCGCAACGGCCTCACGGTCGACGAGGTCAAGGAGGTCATCCTCCAGTCCGCGATCTACTCGGGCGTGCCCGCCGCCAACACGGCCTACCGCATCGCCACGGAGGTCTACGGCCCGTTCTGA
- a CDS encoding cobalamin-independent methionine synthase II family protein — protein sequence MATIQTSTAGSLPRTQALIDANAAREFEDDGFTLKSTPEFEQLVTEAVAEVVERQRAAGITQPGDGEYGHVMSAPTDYGAWWVYSFQRASGLTLTDETIFTQQPVRSEPGKVRLTSFPDRRDWVRFREAYSDPTSGIGVGSNATGFPATTGPIAYRGHDAVASDVRNLVAALRPGEQGFIPSLAPGSAARIANRYYATDEEHIAAWGAALREEYRAITDAGLIVQLDDPSLAENWDQINPEPSIEDYNAFTQIRIDAINEAIRGLPKEQVRLHLCWGSWHGPHTTDIELKHILKTILGANVGQISFEAANARHEHEWAVWEENRHLIPDDLILVPGVIGHSTNLVEHPDLVAQRIERFARIVGPERVIASTDCGLGGRIHPQIAWAKLESLGEGARRARV from the coding sequence ATGGCGACGATCCAGACCAGCACCGCCGGCAGCCTTCCCCGCACGCAGGCGCTCATCGACGCGAACGCCGCGCGCGAGTTCGAGGACGACGGCTTCACGCTGAAGTCCACGCCCGAGTTCGAGCAGCTCGTGACCGAGGCCGTGGCCGAGGTCGTGGAGCGCCAGCGGGCGGCGGGGATCACTCAGCCGGGCGACGGCGAGTACGGTCACGTGATGTCGGCGCCCACCGACTACGGCGCGTGGTGGGTGTACTCGTTCCAGCGCGCGAGCGGGCTCACCCTCACCGACGAGACCATCTTCACGCAGCAGCCGGTGCGCTCCGAGCCCGGCAAGGTCCGCCTGACGTCGTTCCCCGATCGCCGCGACTGGGTGCGCTTCCGCGAGGCGTACAGCGACCCGACGAGCGGCATCGGCGTGGGCAGCAACGCCACCGGGTTCCCCGCCACCACCGGTCCGATCGCCTACCGCGGCCACGACGCCGTCGCGAGCGACGTGCGCAACCTCGTCGCGGCGCTGCGCCCGGGCGAGCAGGGCTTCATCCCGTCGCTCGCCCCGGGATCGGCCGCGCGCATCGCGAACCGCTACTACGCCACCGACGAGGAGCACATCGCCGCCTGGGGCGCCGCCCTGCGCGAGGAGTACCGGGCGATCACCGACGCGGGCCTCATCGTGCAGCTGGACGACCCGTCGCTGGCCGAGAACTGGGACCAGATCAACCCCGAGCCGAGCATCGAGGACTACAACGCCTTCACGCAGATCCGCATCGACGCCATCAACGAGGCGATCCGGGGGCTGCCGAAGGAGCAGGTGCGGCTGCACCTGTGTTGGGGCTCGTGGCACGGACCGCACACGACCGACATCGAGCTGAAGCACATCCTGAAGACGATCCTCGGGGCGAACGTCGGCCAGATCTCGTTCGAGGCCGCCAACGCCCGCCACGAGCACGAGTGGGCGGTGTGGGAGGAGAACAGGCACCTCATCCCCGACGACCTCATCCTCGTGCCCGGCGTGATCGGCCACTCGACCAACCTCGTCGAGCACCCCGACCTCGTCGCCCAGCGCATCGAGCGGTTCGCCCGGATCGTGGGCCCCGAGCGCGTGATCGCCTCGACGGACTGCGGCCTCGGCGGCCGCATCCACCCGCAGATCGCCTGGGCCAAGCTCGAGTCGCTCGGCGAGGGCGCGCGCCGGGCGCGGGTCTGA
- a CDS encoding alpha/beta fold hydrolase, with amino-acid sequence MTLPDLAVTEPVGPDGAPIVLLGPSLGTASAVLWEDVVPILSQRYRVALWDLPGHGASKPATAAFSTEDLADALAAVIRELGAPVYYAGVSLGGATGQQLVVRHGDLLKAAAVVCSSPKFGTPEMWTERAAKIRAQGTPVLVSAQAERWFAPGSIAARPVITGRLLHNLSDADDESYALCCEALAAFDVREALRGATTPVLAMYGEHDPVSPQADAELIAGAVANGRTVGIADASHLAPAEKPAEVAAELIRFFEEH; translated from the coding sequence ATGACGCTTCCCGACCTCGCCGTGACCGAGCCCGTCGGCCCCGACGGTGCGCCGATCGTGCTGCTCGGTCCGTCGCTCGGCACCGCCTCGGCCGTGCTGTGGGAGGACGTCGTGCCGATCCTGTCGCAGCGCTACCGCGTGGCGCTGTGGGACCTGCCCGGCCACGGCGCCTCCAAGCCCGCCACCGCCGCGTTCTCGACCGAGGACCTCGCCGACGCGCTCGCCGCCGTCATCCGCGAGCTCGGCGCCCCGGTCTACTACGCGGGCGTCTCGCTCGGCGGTGCCACGGGCCAGCAGCTCGTCGTGCGCCACGGCGACCTCCTCAAGGCGGCCGCGGTCGTGTGCTCGAGCCCCAAGTTCGGCACGCCGGAGATGTGGACCGAGCGCGCCGCGAAGATCCGTGCGCAGGGCACCCCCGTGCTCGTCTCGGCGCAGGCCGAGCGCTGGTTCGCCCCCGGCTCGATCGCCGCGCGCCCCGTGATCACCGGCCGCCTGCTGCACAACCTCAGCGACGCCGACGACGAGAGCTACGCGCTGTGCTGCGAGGCGCTCGCCGCCTTCGACGTGCGCGAGGCGCTGCGGGGCGCGACCACCCCGGTGCTGGCCATGTACGGCGAGCACGACCCGGTCTCGCCGCAGGCCGACGCGGAGCTCATCGCGGGCGCCGTCGCGAACGGCCGCACCGTCGGGATCGCCGACGCGAGCCACCTCGCGCCGGCCGAGAAGCCCGCCGAGGTCGCCGCCGAGCTGATCCGCTTCTTCGAGGAGCACTGA